The Longimicrobiaceae bacterium genome has a window encoding:
- a CDS encoding Glu/Leu/Phe/Val dehydrogenase → MELFSAIGEHQHEQVVFCSEPSCGYKGIIAIHNTTLGPALGGTRFWNYTSDEEAFVDALRLARGMTYKASVAGLNLGGGKSVILGDPKTLRREEIFRAHGRFVETLKGRYITAEDVGTSVDDMEYVAMETEHVTGRANASGDPSPVTAYGVYQGIKAAAFAKYGSASLSGKTVAVQGVGHVGTYLCENLAAEGANLIVTDIDQAAVDNVVKRFGARAVASDAIYSVEADIYAPSALGATINDETIPQLKVDIVAGAANNVLAEARHGDVLHSKGILYAPDYVINAGGLINVYGELNGWTSERSMRKAGDIYATLVEIFRLAEEANMPTYLAADRIAERRIEAVGKIQRTWV, encoded by the coding sequence ATGGAACTGTTCTCAGCCATCGGCGAGCACCAGCACGAGCAGGTCGTCTTCTGCTCCGAGCCTTCGTGCGGCTACAAGGGGATCATCGCGATCCACAACACCACGCTCGGGCCCGCGCTGGGCGGCACGCGCTTCTGGAACTACACGAGCGACGAGGAAGCCTTTGTGGACGCGCTGCGCCTGGCGCGCGGCATGACCTACAAGGCGTCGGTCGCCGGCCTCAACCTGGGCGGCGGCAAGTCCGTCATCCTGGGCGATCCCAAGACGCTGCGCCGCGAGGAGATCTTCCGCGCGCACGGCCGCTTCGTGGAGACGCTCAAGGGCCGCTACATCACCGCCGAGGACGTGGGCACGTCGGTCGACGACATGGAGTACGTGGCCATGGAGACCGAGCACGTGACCGGCCGCGCCAACGCCTCGGGCGACCCGTCGCCCGTCACCGCGTACGGCGTGTACCAGGGGATCAAGGCCGCCGCGTTCGCCAAGTATGGCTCCGCCTCGCTGAGCGGCAAGACCGTCGCCGTCCAGGGCGTGGGCCACGTGGGCACCTACCTGTGCGAGAACCTCGCCGCCGAGGGCGCCAACCTGATCGTGACCGACATCGACCAGGCCGCCGTGGACAACGTGGTGAAGCGCTTCGGCGCCCGCGCCGTGGCGTCCGACGCCATCTACTCGGTCGAGGCGGACATCTATGCCCCCAGCGCCCTGGGCGCCACCATCAACGACGAGACCATCCCGCAGCTCAAGGTGGACATCGTCGCCGGCGCCGCGAACAACGTGCTCGCCGAGGCGCGCCACGGCGACGTGCTGCACTCCAAGGGCATCCTCTACGCTCCGGACTACGTGATCAACGCCGGCGGCCTGATCAACGTGTACGGCGAGCTGAACGGCTGGACGTCCGAGCGCTCCATGCGCAAGGCGGGCGACATCTACGCCACGCTCGTCGAGATCTTCCGCCTGGCGGAAGAGGCGAACATGCCCACGTACCTCGCCGCCGACCGCATCGCCGAGCGCCGTATCGAGGCCGTCGGCAAGATCCAGCGCACCTGGGTCTGA
- a CDS encoding acyl-CoA dehydrogenase family protein: MTPEQEQIRELARDFAQGELRPHAEEWDREAAFPREVIGKLGELGFLGMILPEEWDGLGLDATTYLIALEEIARGDASVAVAMSVHNSLPTQMILASGTPEQKERWLKPMARGELLGGFALSEADAGSDAARLSAQARKVDGGWVLNGAKAWITNGGFGDVMVAMARTDTPEDRRGAKGIGAFIVPTDTEGYSVGKKEDKMGQRASETVGIAFHEMFVPDDQLLGDPSMGFVYALQGLDSGRMGIAALAVGIAQAALEHAVRYGGERKQFGTPVRDFQGMQFKMANMATRIEAARALLMRAAAAKDAGQPVRGLASMAKLFASETAMYVTTEAVQVHGGYGYVKEYPVERLFRDAKVTEIYEGTSEIQRTVIARELYRAAGPS; encoded by the coding sequence ATGACGCCGGAACAGGAACAGATCCGCGAGCTGGCACGCGATTTCGCCCAGGGCGAGCTGCGGCCGCACGCCGAGGAGTGGGACCGCGAGGCGGCCTTCCCGCGCGAGGTGATCGGCAAGCTGGGCGAGCTGGGCTTCCTGGGGATGATCCTGCCCGAGGAATGGGACGGCCTGGGGCTGGACGCCACGACGTACCTGATCGCGCTGGAGGAGATCGCGCGCGGCGACGCGTCGGTGGCCGTGGCGATGAGCGTGCACAACTCGCTGCCCACGCAGATGATCCTCGCCAGCGGCACGCCCGAGCAGAAGGAGCGCTGGCTCAAGCCCATGGCCCGCGGCGAGCTGCTGGGCGGCTTCGCGCTTTCCGAGGCCGACGCGGGGTCCGACGCGGCGCGGCTCTCCGCCCAGGCGCGGAAGGTGGACGGCGGCTGGGTGCTGAACGGCGCCAAGGCGTGGATCACCAACGGCGGCTTCGGCGACGTGATGGTGGCCATGGCGCGCACCGACACGCCCGAGGACCGGCGCGGCGCCAAGGGCATCGGCGCCTTCATCGTCCCCACGGACACGGAGGGCTACTCCGTGGGGAAGAAGGAGGACAAGATGGGCCAGCGCGCCAGCGAGACGGTGGGCATCGCCTTCCACGAGATGTTCGTGCCCGACGACCAGCTGCTGGGCGACCCGTCCATGGGCTTCGTGTACGCGCTGCAGGGGCTGGACAGCGGGCGCATGGGCATCGCCGCGCTCGCCGTCGGCATCGCGCAGGCGGCATTGGAGCACGCGGTGCGCTACGGCGGCGAGCGGAAGCAGTTCGGCACGCCCGTGCGCGACTTCCAGGGCATGCAGTTCAAGATGGCGAACATGGCCACCCGCATCGAGGCCGCCCGCGCGCTACTCATGCGCGCCGCCGCGGCCAAGGACGCAGGCCAGCCGGTGCGCGGCCTGGCGTCGATGGCCAAGCTGTTCGCCAGCGAGACCGCCATGTACGTGACCACCGAGGCCGTTCAGGTCCACGGCGGCTACGGCTACGTGAAGGAATACCCGGTGGAGCGGCTCTTCCGCGACGCCAAGGTCACCGAGATCTACGAGGGCACGAGCGAGATCCAGCGGACCGTGATCGCGCGCGAGCTGTACCGGGCGGCGGGCCCTTCGTAA
- a CDS encoding 3-hydroxybutyryl-CoA dehydrogenase has product MSEIRKVAVVGAGTMGNGIVHVFAQNGYDVTMVDVRQEALDAALKTIGGNMDRQIKKGALAEADRDAALGRIASATDLSSAGAADLVVEAATENRDLKFRIFEEMDRVAPEHAILATNTSSISITEIAARTKRPEKVIGMHFMNPVPVMKLVEIIRGLATSDETTRAVVEMSEKLGKTVAEANDYPGFVSNRILMPMINEAVFCLMEGVADREAIDTVMKLGMNHPMGPLALADLIGLDTCLAIMQVLHDGLGDDKYRPCPLLRKYVAAGKLGRKTGEGFYAY; this is encoded by the coding sequence ATGTCCGAGATTCGTAAGGTCGCGGTGGTGGGTGCGGGGACCATGGGCAACGGCATCGTCCACGTCTTCGCGCAGAACGGCTACGACGTGACCATGGTGGACGTGCGGCAGGAAGCGCTGGACGCCGCGCTCAAGACCATCGGCGGCAACATGGACCGCCAGATCAAGAAGGGCGCCCTGGCCGAGGCCGACCGCGACGCCGCGCTGGGCCGCATCGCCTCCGCCACGGACCTGTCGTCCGCGGGCGCCGCCGACCTCGTCGTCGAGGCGGCGACCGAGAACCGCGACCTCAAGTTCCGCATCTTCGAAGAGATGGACCGCGTCGCGCCGGAGCACGCCATCCTCGCAACCAACACCTCCTCCATCTCCATCACCGAGATCGCGGCGCGCACCAAGCGGCCCGAGAAAGTGATCGGGATGCACTTCATGAATCCCGTGCCGGTCATGAAGCTGGTGGAGATCATCCGCGGCCTCGCCACGAGCGACGAGACGACGCGCGCGGTGGTGGAGATGTCCGAGAAACTGGGCAAGACCGTCGCCGAGGCCAACGACTATCCCGGCTTCGTGTCCAACCGCATCCTCATGCCCATGATCAACGAGGCCGTCTTCTGCCTCATGGAGGGCGTGGCGGACCGCGAGGCCATCGACACGGTCATGAAGCTGGGGATGAACCACCCCATGGGCCCGCTCGCGCTGGCCGACCTCATCGGCCTGGACACCTGCCTGGCGATCATGCAGGTGCTGCACGACGGCCTGGGCGACGACAAGTACCGCCCCTGCCCGCTGCTGCGGAAGTACGTCGCCGCCGGCAAGCTGGGCCGCAAGACGGGCGAAGGCTTCTACGCCTACTGA
- a CDS encoding type II CAAX endopeptidase family protein, whose translation MSEHAPDAAPAADAKPGTLAWVLLGPHGVRSGWRFGLYLVLVIVLSGLLTVLAAPLAGKSMVAGFAVSLAAAVLAGWFMLAVVDRRPIGALGFAADRAAPRDFGIGFLMGTVLIAAAAGVVAVAGYARWVADAGTPGQLAATLAGALGFFLVAAAAEEALFRGYAFQVLAEGLGPWGATLLLSAAFAAGHLGNPNVSAFGIANIFLAGVMLSVAYLRTRSLWFATAVHAGWNWTMSALLDFPVSGIARNTPMYSVAERGGGAWLTGGTFGPEAGLPATIAIALALAWLLRTRSVGESEKMRRLEPIVDRRLGPDWPR comes from the coding sequence TTGAGCGAGCACGCGCCGGACGCCGCCCCCGCGGCGGACGCGAAGCCGGGCACGCTCGCCTGGGTCTTGCTGGGCCCGCACGGCGTCCGCTCCGGCTGGCGCTTCGGCCTCTACCTCGTGCTCGTCATCGTCCTCTCCGGGCTGCTGACGGTCCTGGCGGCGCCGCTGGCCGGCAAGTCCATGGTGGCCGGCTTCGCCGTTTCGCTCGCCGCCGCTGTGCTCGCCGGGTGGTTCATGCTCGCGGTCGTGGACCGGCGGCCAATCGGCGCGCTGGGCTTCGCGGCAGATCGGGCCGCGCCGCGCGACTTCGGCATCGGGTTCCTGATGGGAACCGTGCTGATCGCGGCGGCGGCCGGAGTGGTCGCCGTGGCCGGTTACGCACGGTGGGTTGCCGACGCGGGCACGCCGGGCCAGCTTGCCGCCACGCTCGCCGGCGCGCTCGGCTTCTTCCTGGTCGCCGCCGCGGCGGAAGAAGCGCTCTTCCGCGGCTACGCCTTCCAGGTGCTGGCGGAGGGGTTGGGGCCGTGGGGGGCGACGCTGCTGCTCTCCGCGGCGTTCGCGGCCGGGCACCTGGGGAACCCGAACGTGAGCGCGTTCGGCATCGCCAACATCTTCCTGGCCGGGGTGATGCTGTCGGTGGCGTACCTGCGCACGCGCTCGCTCTGGTTCGCGACCGCGGTGCACGCGGGGTGGAACTGGACGATGTCGGCGCTGCTCGACTTCCCGGTGAGCGGCATCGCGCGGAATACGCCCATGTACAGCGTGGCGGAGCGGGGCGGCGGCGCCTGGCTCACAGGCGGCACCTTCGGCCCCGAGGCCGGGCTGCCGGCGACCATCGCCATCGCCCTCGCGCTCGCCTGGCTCCTCCGCACCCGCAGCGTCGGCGAGTCCGAGAAGATGCGGCGCCTGGAACCCATCGTGGACCGCCGCCTGGGCCCGGACTGGCCGCGATGA
- a CDS encoding biotin transporter BioY → MSTVRSGTASWAGTDLVPSRAARRAIGIGLFAVATALSAKVALPIPGTPVPFTFGPLMVLLSGAVLGRRGGAASQVAYLLAGIAGLPVFAAGGGAAYLLGPTGGYLIAYPLAAYVAGMGADGGALRRIGALLAGLATIFAGGLSWLAAVKGVDMAVVWGLRPFVLFDLAKLGLVAMVAGRIQGRTRTLFRG, encoded by the coding sequence ATGAGCACTGTCCGTAGCGGCACGGCCTCGTGGGCCGGCACCGACCTGGTCCCCTCGCGCGCCGCGCGGCGCGCCATCGGCATCGGCCTCTTCGCCGTGGCGACCGCACTTTCGGCCAAGGTGGCGCTGCCCATCCCCGGCACGCCGGTGCCTTTCACCTTCGGCCCGCTGATGGTGCTGCTCTCCGGCGCCGTGCTGGGCCGGCGCGGCGGCGCGGCGAGCCAGGTCGCGTACCTGCTGGCCGGCATCGCGGGCCTGCCCGTGTTCGCGGCGGGCGGGGGCGCGGCGTACCTGCTGGGGCCCACGGGCGGCTACCTCATCGCCTACCCGCTCGCGGCGTACGTCGCCGGCATGGGCGCGGACGGCGGGGCGCTCCGCCGCATCGGCGCGCTGCTGGCGGGCCTCGCGACCATCTTCGCCGGCGGCCTGTCGTGGCTGGCGGCGGTGAAGGGCGTGGACATGGCCGTGGTGTGGGGCCTGCGCCCGTTCGTGCTCTTCGACCTGGCGAAGTTGGGCCTGGTGGCGATGGTCGCCGGCCGCATCCAGGGCCGCACGCGCACGCTGTTCCGGGGCTGA
- a CDS encoding acetyl-CoA C-acetyltransferase, with protein sequence MANDPKTTPVIVSAVRTPIGKFLGSLSTLSAPELGAIAIREAVKRAGIDAADIEELIMGNVVQGGEGQAPARQAGLKSGLPPTVSALTINKVCGSGLKAVMLGAQAIRAGDLRAMVAGGMESMSNAPYYVYGMRNGVKFGDQQLVDGLIKDGLWCATCEVHMGGHAEYTAKKGGITREQQDEFAVNSHRKAVAAIEGGKFKDEIVPVEIAGRKGTTVVDTDEAPRKDTSMETLGKLKPAFPKDAPKDVEQLSVTAGNASALNDGASALVVVSEEYARANGLEIMARIVAYSTGAVEPNELFFAPIQAVKNLMKKAGTQIHDYDLIEANEAFAVQALADGAGLGWDWDRVNVNGGAVALGHPIGASGARVLTTLLHAMKDRDKETGLATLCLGGGDAVALAVQRV encoded by the coding sequence ATGGCCAACGATCCGAAGACCACGCCGGTCATCGTCAGCGCGGTCCGTACGCCCATCGGCAAGTTCCTGGGCTCGCTCTCCACCCTCTCCGCGCCCGAGCTGGGCGCCATCGCGATCCGCGAGGCGGTGAAGCGCGCGGGCATCGACGCGGCGGACATCGAAGAGCTGATCATGGGCAACGTGGTGCAGGGCGGCGAGGGCCAGGCCCCCGCGCGCCAGGCGGGCCTCAAGTCCGGCCTGCCGCCCACCGTGTCCGCGCTCACCATCAACAAGGTCTGCGGCAGCGGCCTCAAGGCCGTGATGCTGGGTGCTCAGGCGATCCGCGCCGGCGACCTGCGCGCCATGGTGGCGGGCGGGATGGAGTCGATGTCGAACGCGCCGTACTACGTGTACGGCATGCGCAACGGCGTGAAGTTCGGCGACCAGCAGCTGGTGGACGGGCTGATCAAGGACGGCCTGTGGTGCGCCACCTGCGAGGTCCACATGGGCGGCCACGCCGAGTACACGGCCAAGAAGGGTGGCATCACCCGCGAGCAGCAGGACGAGTTCGCGGTGAACTCGCACCGGAAGGCGGTCGCGGCCATCGAGGGCGGCAAGTTCAAGGACGAGATCGTCCCGGTGGAGATCGCCGGCCGCAAGGGCACCACGGTCGTCGACACCGACGAGGCGCCGCGCAAGGACACGTCGATGGAGACGCTGGGCAAGCTGAAGCCCGCCTTCCCCAAGGACGCGCCCAAGGACGTGGAGCAGCTCAGCGTGACCGCCGGCAACGCCTCGGCGCTCAACGACGGCGCGTCGGCGCTGGTGGTCGTGTCGGAAGAGTACGCGCGGGCGAACGGGCTGGAGATCATGGCCCGCATCGTCGCGTACTCGACCGGCGCGGTGGAGCCGAACGAGCTGTTCTTCGCGCCCATCCAGGCCGTGAAGAACCTGATGAAGAAGGCCGGCACGCAGATCCACGACTACGACCTGATCGAGGCCAACGAGGCCTTCGCCGTGCAGGCGCTGGCCGACGGCGCCGGGCTGGGCTGGGACTGGGACCGCGTGAACGTGAACGGCGGCGCGGTGGCGCTGGGCCACCCCATCGGCGCCTCGGGCGCGCGGGTGCTCACCACGCTGCTGCACGCCATGAAGGACCGCGACAAGGAGACCGGCCTCGCCACGCTCTGCCTCGGCGGCGGCGACGCGGTCGCCCTCGCCGTCCAGCGCGTCTGA